The Staphylothermus marinus F1 genome has a segment encoding these proteins:
- a CDS encoding DUF4064 domain-containing protein yields the protein MSNKPVAAFILGLIAGIFGILSGIGTLIASVFSVKVPVPIAGFLGTLLIILGLWWLIAGIIIIVGSIWINSGVPSSVRKGGIVVLIFSILSLPNWLTFILGLIGGILALVWKPPIQQTQPPPPPSGGEQVI from the coding sequence GTGTCTAACAAGCCGGTTGCAGCGTTTATTCTTGGATTAATTGCTGGGATCTTCGGTATATTATCGGGTATAGGAACGCTAATTGCGTCGGTATTCAGTGTTAAAGTCCCCGTCCCAATAGCGGGATTCCTTGGTACATTGCTTATAATTCTAGGATTGTGGTGGCTGATCGCTGGGATCATAATAATTGTTGGTTCAATATGGATAAATAGTGGCGTACCAAGCAGTGTTCGTAAGGGAGGAATTGTTGTATTAATATTTAGTATTCTCAGCCTACCTAATTGGTTAACATTTATTCTAGGATTGATTGGCGGCATATTAGCACTGGTATGGAAACCACCGATACAACAAACACAGCCACCTCCACCACCATCTGGAGGAGAACAAGTCATATAG
- a CDS encoding YjbQ family protein: MRIIIEKIKVESTGWLVTDLTDYVISYIIKHNIRNGMVTVYTPSQYSYIILTEYEPNLLSDLEFFLEKLIGKRVIVDGLLGKSVVLPIIDHELDIGVFKRIIFLDTSRNSGNKEVVVVFEGETS; this comes from the coding sequence ATGAGAATTATTATAGAGAAAATCAAAGTCGAATCAACAGGCTGGTTGGTAACGGATTTAACAGATTATGTTATTTCATATATCATTAAACATAATATAAGGAATGGGATGGTTACAGTTTATACTCCTAGCCAATACTCCTATATTATTTTAACCGAGTATGAACCTAACTTATTAAGTGATCTAGAGTTTTTCTTAGAGAAACTCATAGGGAAAAGAGTAATTGTTGATGGACTGCTGGGTAAAAGTGTGGTGTTACCCATTATAGACCATGAACTAGATATTGGTGTGTTCAAGAGAATAATATTTCTCGACACTAGCCGTAATAGCGGAAATAAAGAAGTGGTGGTTGTTTTTGAAGGTGAAACTAGTTAA
- a CDS encoding dihydroorotase: MRIGIRDAKVWIGDGFTEAFILVEDGKITSISKKQIRDVDELLDAYGQPIIPGGIDIHAHVYDPEYTMNEDWESGSLAAAYGGITSIYDMPLRVYVDNKDIVKKKIDEAKKHSYINYGIHAGFMNASNKDKIPELADMGIKGYKVFTARPFKAEETALGDIFELVRDVNGIVIAHAEDDGLIEYGYKRYKERDDIVAYHMHRSGYSEAAAIMRLGYYALETEAPLHIAHVSSSEGIEAIKFLRRKGTRITAETCPHFLYFTREDSKKYGAYLKLAPTLKTEHDREALWKALAEGQIETYVSDNAPAPRELKETNVWSAWGGIPNLEIMGPFLFTFGVLKRIITFDRFIDVFSRNPAKIMDIYPEKGELAIGSDADLVVLETRRAKVISASDHHHKVDWTPWEGMELFGAPIHVIVNGEIIIKEGQLVGKPGKGKYLSKKTRKRGWFI; this comes from the coding sequence TTGAGGATTGGGATTAGGGATGCAAAGGTTTGGATAGGAGATGGTTTTACAGAAGCATTCATACTTGTAGAAGATGGCAAGATTACTAGTATTTCTAAGAAACAGATAAGAGATGTTGATGAGCTTCTTGATGCTTATGGTCAGCCAATTATTCCTGGCGGTATAGATATTCATGCTCATGTGTATGATCCTGAATATACTATGAATGAAGACTGGGAGTCTGGGAGTCTGGCGGCTGCTTATGGAGGCATAACAAGTATTTATGACATGCCTCTACGTGTCTATGTAGATAATAAGGATATTGTTAAAAAGAAAATAGATGAGGCAAAGAAACATTCATATATAAATTATGGAATACATGCTGGCTTCATGAATGCAAGCAATAAAGATAAGATCCCCGAGTTAGCAGATATGGGGATCAAGGGGTATAAAGTATTTACTGCTAGACCTTTTAAAGCTGAAGAAACCGCTCTCGGAGATATATTTGAGCTTGTCAGAGATGTAAACGGAATTGTTATTGCTCATGCAGAGGATGATGGTTTAATAGAGTATGGATATAAGAGATATAAAGAGCGCGACGACATTGTAGCTTATCATATGCATAGATCCGGCTATTCTGAAGCTGCAGCTATTATGAGGCTAGGATACTATGCATTAGAGACAGAGGCTCCTCTACATATAGCGCATGTTAGTAGTTCGGAGGGAATAGAAGCAATTAAGTTTCTGAGAAGAAAAGGCACTAGAATCACAGCTGAGACATGTCCTCACTTCCTATATTTTACACGTGAAGATTCTAAAAAATATGGAGCTTACCTAAAACTAGCACCAACTCTAAAAACTGAGCATGACAGAGAAGCACTATGGAAAGCATTGGCTGAAGGACAAATTGAGACATATGTAAGCGATAATGCTCCAGCTCCTCGTGAGCTTAAGGAGACAAATGTGTGGAGTGCGTGGGGAGGAATACCTAATCTTGAGATTATGGGTCCCTTCCTATTTACCTTCGGCGTATTAAAGAGAATTATAACCTTTGACAGATTCATAGATGTATTTTCCCGTAATCCAGCAAAAATCATGGATATTTATCCTGAGAAAGGAGAGCTCGCAATCGGAAGTGATGCTGATCTAGTAGTTTTAGAGACCCGCCGTGCAAAAGTTATTTCCGCAAGTGATCACCACCATAAAGTTGATTGGACGCCGTGGGAAGGCATGGAATTGTTTGGTGCACCAATACATGTAATTGTTAATGGGGAAATCATTATAAAGGAGGGTCAATTAGTAGGAAAGCCTGGTAAAGGAAAATATTTATCTAAGAAAACTAGGAAGAGAGGCTGGTTTATCTAA
- a CDS encoding phosphoglucomutase, giving the protein MYKFINNRLVGEPNKDLLPEDASKLGAIIGSWYGRGSLVVSGRDYNPSSRMLKRAFISGLMSVGVDVMDFHESVSGEIGFSIKRFGARGGFIIFSHPWLSNNVLFRIMTNPGVEIIGAELKEIIEKTDINRTEPSNTGWVTYAEYIHKLYISALTAQVKSDRIADRRFRVVIDTCHGPADKILPELLSSLNIDFVLVNAAKPPQIGSRTYPLINDLYKVYGIVKSINADLGVIFNTDASAMIVVDNEGNILLPEETLLVLLKRLPSQSSILVSNEVFGFIDDILSNVDIKVYRMSSEEELIKKTVDERPPLSMGYAGDYINPSFSLTYDATMAFLKLLEALTYYDKPLSKIVMEKIYPRYYIMETSSSIIDVSKKICSLNNVYCLPIITGYRIRYMDTRMMLTINPSNNMSKILIDPTTGNIAELLKNIHKILKELERS; this is encoded by the coding sequence ATGTATAAGTTCATAAATAATAGGCTTGTTGGAGAACCAAATAAAGATTTATTACCCGAAGATGCTTCAAAGCTTGGAGCAATTATTGGTTCATGGTATGGCAGAGGCTCCTTAGTTGTTAGTGGCAGAGACTATAATCCATCTTCTAGAATGTTAAAGAGAGCATTTATATCTGGCTTGATGAGTGTAGGAGTAGATGTTATGGATTTCCATGAATCTGTAAGTGGCGAGATAGGTTTTTCAATAAAAAGATTTGGTGCTCGTGGTGGATTCATAATATTTTCTCATCCATGGCTAAGCAATAACGTATTATTCAGAATAATGACTAATCCTGGAGTTGAAATAATTGGAGCTGAATTAAAGGAGATAATTGAAAAGACAGATATTAATAGAACAGAGCCTTCAAATACTGGATGGGTTACATACGCCGAATACATACACAAACTATATATTTCAGCACTTACTGCTCAGGTAAAGTCCGATAGAATAGCTGATCGAAGATTTAGAGTAGTTATTGATACATGTCATGGACCAGCGGATAAAATATTGCCAGAGCTTCTATCAAGTTTAAATATTGATTTTGTATTGGTAAATGCGGCAAAACCTCCTCAGATCGGTTCAAGGACGTATCCATTAATAAATGATCTATATAAAGTATATGGGATCGTGAAATCTATTAATGCAGATTTAGGAGTAATTTTCAATACGGATGCTTCAGCAATGATTGTAGTAGATAATGAAGGAAACATATTATTGCCTGAAGAAACCCTCCTCGTATTATTAAAGCGTCTCCCCTCCCAATCCAGTATTCTAGTATCTAATGAAGTATTTGGTTTTATAGATGATATCTTAAGTAATGTAGATATCAAAGTGTATAGGATGTCCAGTGAAGAAGAATTGATCAAGAAGACTGTCGATGAAAGACCACCACTATCAATGGGTTATGCAGGAGATTACATAAATCCATCATTCAGCCTTACTTATGATGCCACAATGGCATTTCTAAAACTATTAGAAGCCCTAACCTATTATGATAAGCCGTTGTCGAAGATAGTTATGGAAAAGATTTATCCTAGATACTATATTATGGAAACATCATCGTCAATAATTGATGTAAGCAAGAAAATATGTAGCTTAAACAACGTTTATTGTTTACCAATCATAACAGGCTACAGGATAAGATACATGGATACGAGAATGATGTTAACAATTAATCCTTCAAATAATATGTCTAAAATACTCATAGACCCTACCACTGGTAATATTGCCGAACTGTTGAAAAATATACATAAGATTTTGAAAGAACTAGAGCGCTCTTAA
- a CDS encoding sugar phosphate nucleotidyltransferase, with protein MLEAVILAGGIGSRLRPLTLVKPKPMIPLAGKPLIEHIIYWLKHHGFSRFIVVGKYLGEVIRDYFSGRRDVIVRIVDSKDTADAVRLVRDDILSNDILISMGDVICNADFYSFYKYHVENDGIATIALKEVDNPLQYGVVFIDEHQRIRHFVEKPASMELYVLSIAFLKSYRSFRSNLVNTGFYMINKYVLEIISKYPSLMDWGKHVFPYLVEQGYKVYGWIMDNNVYWEDLGRINNYVKALRDLLSGKIPGFKPAGREVRDKVYIDEGADVRGKIIPPVYIGRNVFIDEKSIIGPYVSIEENSIISGESNISYTIVWENTKIEHSKVYNSIIMNSVHIVDSKISSSIIGSYNFVRKNVLVEKEIFEPKVQV; from the coding sequence ATGCTTGAAGCTGTTATTTTGGCTGGAGGAATCGGTTCTAGATTAAGACCTTTAACGCTTGTAAAGCCTAAACCAATGATTCCTTTGGCAGGTAAGCCTTTGATAGAACATATTATTTATTGGTTGAAGCATCATGGTTTCAGCAGGTTTATCGTTGTAGGTAAGTATTTAGGAGAGGTTATAAGGGATTACTTTAGTGGTAGAAGAGATGTTATTGTGAGAATTGTTGATAGTAAGGATACAGCTGATGCTGTTAGGCTGGTTAGAGACGATATCTTATCTAATGATATTCTGATATCTATGGGCGATGTAATATGTAATGCTGATTTTTATTCTTTCTATAAATACCATGTAGAAAATGACGGCATAGCAACTATTGCTCTTAAAGAAGTAGATAATCCACTCCAATATGGAGTTGTATTTATTGATGAACACCAAAGAATCAGGCATTTCGTTGAAAAACCTGCGTCTATGGAACTATATGTTCTAAGTATAGCTTTTCTTAAAAGTTATAGGAGTTTTCGAAGCAATTTAGTAAATACAGGGTTTTATATGATCAATAAGTATGTTCTCGAAATAATTTCGAAATATCCGTCATTAATGGATTGGGGCAAACACGTATTTCCATATCTCGTTGAACAAGGCTATAAAGTCTATGGGTGGATTATGGACAATAATGTCTACTGGGAGGATTTGGGTAGAATTAACAACTATGTTAAAGCACTACGTGATCTATTAAGTGGTAAGATACCCGGCTTCAAACCGGCAGGAAGGGAGGTAAGAGATAAAGTCTATATTGATGAGGGAGCAGACGTTAGAGGAAAAATAATTCCGCCAGTATATATAGGTAGAAACGTATTCATAGATGAGAAATCAATAATAGGACCATATGTCTCTATAGAGGAAAACTCTATTATCAGTGGAGAATCAAATATTTCATATACTATTGTATGGGAGAATACAAAAATAGAGCATAGCAAGGTTTATAACTCGATCATAATGAATTCCGTTCATATAGTTGATTCAAAAATTTCCTCAAGCATAATTGGTTCATATAATTTTGTACGGAAAAATGTCTTAGTTGAAAAAGAAATATTTGAGCCAAAAGTTCAGGTGTGA
- a CDS encoding cation diffusion facilitator family transporter, with the protein MKDESANTLNDLLAIIILALIGALVKIYGAIFYNSRSLLVDALTSFANIVALIFIVYFYKLSISPPDIDHPYGHHRLGIGGIIASIAAYSFVAGVSYTELVYSTVYTVQIQSVYYAIAGFIIYLITILLAIRIGSIFRTYGAFTVSELIESIIVILASLGGALYSYLIDYTGAIILTLYIFYEIIVSTREILSIISDKSPPYEILTSIRELFEKNNFIIQEMKIRVIHTGKYHGGFKVQSLDSKNYEDIWKKIQNIRRILLEKYGIESIIEIIPNANRNKYDKN; encoded by the coding sequence ATGAAAGATGAGTCAGCGAATACTCTAAATGATCTACTGGCTATTATAATTCTAGCACTTATAGGTGCATTAGTCAAAATTTATGGTGCTATATTCTATAACTCTAGATCACTCTTAGTAGATGCGTTGACAAGCTTTGCAAACATTGTCGCTTTAATATTTATTGTTTATTTCTACAAGTTAAGCATTTCTCCCCCTGATATTGATCATCCATATGGTCATCACAGGCTAGGTATTGGTGGAATTATTGCATCTATAGCCGCTTATAGCTTTGTTGCTGGAGTTTCTTACACAGAGTTAGTTTATAGCACTGTATATACTGTGCAAATCCAATCAGTTTATTATGCAATTGCTGGGTTTATTATATACTTGATCACTATACTCTTGGCGATAAGAATCGGTAGTATATTCAGAACATATGGTGCTTTCACAGTTAGCGAACTAATTGAGAGCATAATAGTAATATTAGCTAGCCTAGGAGGTGCGTTGTATTCTTACCTTATCGACTATACTGGTGCCATCATATTAACACTGTATATATTCTATGAAATCATAGTTTCAACGCGAGAAATCTTATCAATCATATCCGATAAATCACCTCCATACGAAATCCTAACATCAATTAGAGAACTATTTGAAAAGAATAATTTCATTATACAAGAGATGAAGATCCGAGTAATTCATACTGGAAAATACCATGGGGGCTTTAAAGTTCAATCCTTAGATAGTAAAAATTATGAAGATATATGGAAGAAAATACAAAATATAAGGAGAATACTACTAGAAAAGTATGGAATAGAATCCATTATAGAGATTATCCCGAATGCTAACAGAAATAAGTATGATAAAAACTAA
- a CDS encoding carboxymuconolactone decarboxylase family protein, translating to MMEELVNEFYTSVKKWLKTNPKQIKAFLDFLQTVREPGALDTKTKELIAVASSVAARCQWCIALHVKEAIEAGATPEEIREAAWVAVLMGGGPNLAYMQLVEKAIQEFTK from the coding sequence ATGATGGAAGAGCTCGTTAATGAATTCTATACATCAGTTAAGAAATGGCTCAAAACAAATCCCAAGCAGATCAAGGCATTCCTCGACTTTCTACAAACAGTTCGTGAACCCGGGGCTCTTGACACTAAGACAAAAGAATTGATCGCTGTGGCTTCAAGTGTAGCGGCTAGGTGTCAATGGTGTATTGCGCTACATGTTAAAGAAGCCATTGAAGCAGGTGCTACTCCTGAAGAGATAAGAGAAGCTGCTTGGGTAGCTGTATTAATGGGTGGTGGCCCTAACTTAGCATATATGCAATTAGTCGAGAAGGCTATACAAGAGTTTACTAAGTAG
- the sufC gene encoding Fe-S cluster assembly ATPase SufC yields the protein MTLEIIDLSVNVDSKPVLRDINLRVEKGKLTVIMGPNGSGKTSLAYTIMGHPNYKVVKGKIFLEGEDITNKTPDERANKGLFLVFQNPIEIPGINLLSLLTAVLNKKKGKTDLTEPILDLRKKLVVEARMIGLKEELLERDLNVGFSGGEKKRSELLQVKILRPKYVIMDEPDSGLDVDGVRIVADVIREMLSTGASIILITHYPRVLQYIDPHKVVILYKGRIVAKGGKELVEKIDREGYKWLGD from the coding sequence TTGACGCTTGAAATAATCGATCTATCTGTTAACGTAGACAGTAAACCAGTACTGCGAGACATTAATTTAAGAGTTGAAAAGGGCAAATTAACAGTTATAATGGGACCTAATGGTAGCGGTAAAACTAGCCTAGCCTATACCATAATGGGTCATCCAAACTATAAGGTTGTGAAGGGAAAAATATTCTTAGAAGGAGAAGATATCACTAATAAAACACCTGATGAAAGAGCTAATAAAGGATTATTCCTAGTTTTCCAAAACCCTATAGAAATCCCTGGAATCAACTTATTATCTCTTCTAACCGCCGTATTAAATAAGAAAAAGGGAAAAACAGACCTAACAGAACCAATTCTTGATCTTAGAAAGAAGCTTGTCGTAGAAGCTAGAATGATTGGTTTAAAAGAGGAGCTTCTAGAAAGAGATTTAAATGTCGGATTTAGCGGTGGGGAAAAGAAAAGAAGCGAACTTCTTCAAGTTAAGATTTTGAGACCTAAATATGTTATAATGGATGAACCTGATAGTGGGCTGGATGTTGATGGTGTTAGAATAGTTGCTGATGTTATTAGAGAAATGTTATCCACCGGTGCAAGCATTATATTGATTACACATTATCCACGTGTACTTCAATACATTGATCCACACAAAGTCGTTATCCTCTATAAGGGAAGAATAGTTGCTAAAGGAGGAAAGGAGCTCGTCGAGAAAATTGATAGAGAAGGATATAAATGGCTTGGTGATTAA
- the leuS gene encoding leucine--tRNA ligase, translated as MKKRDFLEWLRSVEAKWQSKWMEKKIFEPRIEPDKPKYFITVPYPYTNAPLHIGHGRTYTIGDIIARYKRLRGYNVLFPMAFHITGTPIIAISERISRGEEEIINRYKSYIAKYVKDPVEIEKIIESFKDPLNLAVFFAERVHMDFDALGYSIDWRRRFHTGEPIYNAFVTWQFLKLREKGLIKRGDHVVTYCLLHKQPEGEDDIQDADVNPVEILEFTAIKFKLLGEENTYLVAATLRPETLFGATNLWVKPDADYVVVEWRGENIIVSKEALVKLQHQHPLDEFKVVGEMKGRELVGKKVVSPLGNELIVLPADFVDPDNATGIVYSEPSDAPYDYVALMELKKNSEKLAMYGVDPEVVKKIEPIKIIDVPGIKGHHAGIVVEEMGISSQFDPRLVEATKIVYREQYYKGVMIVDDPEFKGLSVSEAKEKIKKKLLRENKGFVFYELNRKAYCRAGGKIIAAKIIGQWFIDYSVPWWKEEAKKYVSEKMRIIPVKYKKAMLDAIDWLERRPCARKRGLGTRLPFDPEWVIESLSDSTIYMAFYTIAHLIRKHNIKPEQLKPQVFDYVFLGKGDPEEISEDTGIPLKALEEMRQEFNYWYPVDQRHTGIAHISNHLSFFIYHHIAIFPRKHWPKMITLNEMVIREGTKMSKSKGNVILLRDIAEKYSADLFRLYIAGAANLDTVLDWREKEVERVIDSLKKFTAIAEKAIRTKCGTYSHDKYIDKWFLSKFNRLLAEATNALDNMEIRDYVQKMFYDVMVSIDHYRERTSNEETICMIKRILSKWLKSLNPVIPHLTEEIWSWMGKEEFLSLEKWPEIDYKAINEEVEYLEEAIEALIEDIKNVLNILSPKPKHAYIVVASPWKREVIEMIEKGMDRREIIRTIRDKYGLKGREKEIVYVIQECSRTPCKRALKIDPIHEYEAYNEARQYIAKKTGLHIEVYWEEEAKAKNIPKAEKTLPLKPSFYLY; from the coding sequence TTGAAGAAAAGAGATTTCTTAGAATGGCTCAGAAGTGTTGAAGCTAAATGGCAAAGTAAATGGATGGAGAAAAAAATATTTGAACCCAGAATTGAACCTGATAAACCTAAATACTTTATCACAGTACCCTACCCGTATACTAATGCTCCCCTACACATAGGACATGGTAGAACATATACTATTGGAGACATTATTGCTCGTTATAAAAGACTGCGAGGCTATAACGTCTTATTCCCTATGGCATTTCATATAACGGGGACACCAATAATTGCTATATCCGAGAGAATATCACGGGGAGAAGAAGAAATAATTAATCGCTATAAAAGCTATATAGCTAAGTATGTTAAGGATCCTGTGGAGATCGAGAAAATTATTGAATCCTTCAAAGATCCTTTAAATCTTGCAGTATTCTTTGCTGAAAGAGTACATATGGATTTTGATGCTTTAGGATACAGTATTGATTGGCGTAGAAGATTTCACACTGGAGAACCAATATATAATGCTTTTGTTACTTGGCAATTCCTCAAGCTCCGGGAGAAAGGCCTCATAAAACGTGGAGACCACGTGGTAACTTATTGTTTACTGCATAAACAGCCTGAAGGAGAAGATGATATACAGGATGCCGATGTTAATCCTGTAGAGATTCTAGAGTTTACAGCGATAAAATTCAAGTTACTCGGCGAAGAAAATACGTATTTAGTAGCAGCCACTCTTAGGCCCGAAACATTATTTGGTGCCACTAATTTATGGGTAAAACCTGATGCTGACTATGTAGTTGTTGAATGGCGCGGAGAAAATATAATTGTTTCAAAAGAAGCTCTTGTTAAGCTTCAACACCAACATCCACTAGATGAATTCAAAGTAGTTGGGGAGATGAAGGGAAGAGAACTTGTTGGGAAAAAAGTAGTTAGTCCATTAGGTAATGAATTAATAGTTCTACCAGCAGATTTCGTTGATCCAGATAATGCTACGGGTATAGTTTATAGTGAGCCAAGCGATGCTCCATATGACTATGTTGCTTTAATGGAGCTTAAGAAGAATTCTGAAAAACTAGCTATGTACGGGGTTGATCCAGAGGTTGTTAAGAAGATAGAGCCTATCAAAATTATTGATGTACCGGGTATAAAGGGTCATCATGCAGGGATTGTTGTTGAAGAAATGGGTATATCTAGCCAGTTTGATCCAAGACTTGTTGAGGCAACAAAAATAGTATATAGGGAACAATACTATAAAGGAGTAATGATCGTAGATGATCCAGAATTTAAAGGACTAAGTGTTAGCGAAGCAAAGGAAAAAATAAAGAAGAAACTGCTTAGGGAAAACAAGGGATTCGTTTTCTACGAGTTAAACCGTAAAGCCTATTGTAGAGCGGGAGGAAAGATTATTGCTGCAAAAATAATTGGACAATGGTTTATAGACTATAGTGTTCCTTGGTGGAAAGAAGAAGCGAAAAAATATGTATCTGAAAAAATGCGGATTATTCCGGTGAAATACAAGAAGGCGATGCTTGATGCTATTGATTGGCTTGAGAGAAGACCATGTGCTAGAAAAAGAGGGCTTGGAACAAGGCTTCCATTTGATCCAGAATGGGTTATTGAAAGCTTAAGCGATTCAACCATATATATGGCATTCTATACTATAGCACATCTAATCAGAAAGCATAATATCAAACCTGAACAACTTAAACCTCAAGTATTCGACTATGTCTTCCTAGGAAAAGGCGATCCAGAGGAGATATCTGAAGATACAGGAATACCTTTGAAAGCATTAGAAGAGATGAGACAAGAATTTAATTATTGGTATCCAGTGGATCAGAGACATACAGGCATAGCCCACATAAGTAATCATTTATCATTCTTCATATATCACCACATAGCAATATTTCCTAGAAAACACTGGCCTAAAATGATCACCTTAAACGAAATGGTTATACGAGAAGGAACCAAAATGAGCAAGAGTAAGGGAAACGTTATACTATTAAGAGATATTGCTGAGAAATACTCGGCGGATCTGTTCAGACTATATATTGCTGGAGCAGCAAATCTAGATACTGTGCTTGATTGGCGTGAAAAGGAAGTAGAGCGTGTAATTGATTCTTTGAAAAAGTTTACTGCAATAGCTGAAAAAGCTATTAGAACAAAATGCGGAACATATAGTCATGATAAATACATCGATAAATGGTTCTTATCCAAGTTCAATCGATTACTTGCCGAAGCAACAAATGCTCTTGATAACATGGAGATAAGAGACTACGTACAGAAAATGTTCTATGATGTAATGGTATCAATAGATCATTATCGTGAGAGAACAAGTAATGAAGAAACAATATGTATGATTAAAAGAATACTTAGCAAATGGCTAAAATCTCTTAACCCCGTAATACCTCATCTAACCGAGGAAATATGGAGCTGGATGGGTAAAGAAGAGTTCTTATCCTTAGAGAAATGGCCGGAAATAGATTATAAAGCGATCAATGAAGAAGTAGAATACCTAGAGGAAGCGATTGAAGCATTAATTGAAGATATCAAGAACGTATTGAACATATTATCTCCTAAACCAAAACATGCCTACATAGTAGTAGCGTCTCCTTGGAAAAGAGAAGTCATAGAAATGATTGAGAAAGGCATGGATAGAAGAGAAATAATAAGAACTATACGAGACAAATATGGATTAAAGGGTAGAGAGAAAGAAATAGTTTATGTAATACAAGAATGTTCCAGAACACCTTGTAAAAGAGCTTTAAAGATAGATCCGATACATGAATATGAAGCATATAATGAAGCAAGACAATATATAGCTAAAAAGACAGGATTACACATAGAGGTTTACTGGGAAGAAGAAGCTAAGGCGAAAAACATTCCTAAAGCAGAAAAAACACTACCGCTTAAACCAAGCTTTTACCTATACTAA
- a CDS encoding MarC family protein: MFDLLFAYYIQLLAIMNPFSALPTFLSLTDHLDEIERKDIVRKAFITSIILVILFSLIGNYILLAFGISIASLRIGGGILLLVIALDMLGGMPRTKQIEYSDIAVVPLATPMVIGPGTITTILLLTSREPGFLNIFLVLIASILAATTTFIMLRYSTKLVSILRVSVIRAIGRFMSLIIASVAVEMIALGIISFYHTYFC; this comes from the coding sequence ATGTTTGATCTTCTCTTCGCTTATTATATTCAGTTATTAGCAATAATGAATCCGTTCTCTGCTTTACCAACCTTTTTATCCCTTACAGATCATTTGGATGAAATTGAGCGAAAGGATATAGTAAGAAAAGCATTTATTACATCTATAATCTTAGTAATACTATTTTCATTAATCGGCAACTATATTCTCCTAGCTTTTGGAATATCAATTGCAAGTCTAAGAATAGGTGGTGGAATATTATTATTAGTAATAGCGTTAGACATGCTTGGCGGTATGCCTAGAACTAAGCAAATAGAATATTCCGATATAGCTGTAGTGCCATTGGCAACACCTATGGTTATTGGCCCAGGAACTATTACAACAATACTTTTATTAACATCTAGAGAGCCTGGTTTTCTCAATATATTCTTGGTATTAATAGCATCGATATTAGCTGCAACAACAACTTTTATAATGTTAAGATATTCAACCAAACTCGTCAGTATTTTGAGGGTATCAGTTATAAGAGCTATTGGGCGGTTCATGTCGTTAATTATTGCAAGTGTAGCTGTTGAAATGATTGCACTAGGAATAATTAGTTTTTATCATACTTATTTCTGTTAG
- a CDS encoding YjbQ family protein, translating into MKLVNLIIRTFGPMKYFPLRRIIEEEIEDTNTKRGVVTIHAKGATPGVIVMSIDDLNYFDQIIKNIIPITGWKHGNAYAHLRSTIMSTTQTIYYENGKLYMPDNYEVYFVETRPVHNHRRTIHLIIRGI; encoded by the coding sequence GTGAAACTAGTTAACCTGATAATTAGAACTTTTGGTCCAATGAAGTATTTTCCTCTAAGAAGAATTATAGAAGAAGAGATAGAAGATACAAATACAAAGAGAGGAGTTGTAACAATACATGCTAAAGGAGCAACTCCTGGGGTTATAGTTATGAGCATAGATGATCTAAATTATTTTGATCAAATAATCAAAAACATTATTCCAATCACGGGGTGGAAACATGGAAACGCGTATGCTCATCTAAGATCAACGATCATGTCAACTACTCAGACAATATATTATGAAAACGGAAAACTATACATGCCAGATAACTATGAAGTATACTTTGTCGAAACAAGACCAGTACATAATCATAGAAGAACAATACATCTTATCATTCGTGGTATTTAA